Part of the Pseudopipra pipra isolate bDixPip1 unplaced genomic scaffold, bDixPip1.hap1 HAP1_SCAFFOLD_550, whole genome shotgun sequence genome, CGTCGCAGCGGCCCTGCCGCTCCAGGGCCAGCAGGAAGTCGCGCCCGCTGCGGATGCGGCCGCGCTCGGCCTCGTCCAGCACGTCGAcgaagaggaaggagaggacgCGCACGTCGCGGTGCGTCAGGTGGGCGCCCACGATGTCGAACATGCGGTGCAGGCTGTACAGGCCCTGCTCCCGCTCCCCGCGCTCCTCCGGCCACGACCAGGGCGACGGGGAGGACGGGCAGGGCGAGGATGAGGGCGAGGAAGGCGACGGCCCCGCGCGCTTGCGGTGGGAGGacatggcggggcgggggcctgtggggagggagagagtgggagaggggagggagggacaggggggtGGGTCAGACCAGGATCCAGCCCGAAAATCCCTTCCCTATGGATATGGGGTGATGGGTCAGCCCAAAGTCCAGCCCTTCCCTATAGATATGGGGTTAATGGATCagccctcaaatcccttccctATGGATATGGGGCTTGGGGTTAAGGGATCAGCCCAGAATCCatccctcaaatcccttccctAGGGATGTGGGGTTTAGGGTTAAGGGATGAGCCCAGAATCCATCCCTCAAATCCCTCCCCTATGGATATGGGGTTTGGGGTCAATGGATCAGTCTAGAATCCagccctcaaatcccttccctATGGATATAGGGTCAATGGATCAGCCCAGGATCCGCCCCTCAGATCCCTTCCCTCTGGATATGGGGTTAAGGGATCACCCCAAAACCATCTGGGAGAAGCCCTTCCCTATGGATATGGGGTTTGAAGTTAATGGATCAGCCCAGGATCCagccctcaaatcccttcccgAGGGATATGGGGTGATGGGTCAGACCAGGATCTGgccctcaaatcccttccctATGGATATGGGGTGATGGGTCAGCCCAGaatccagcccttccctctggATATGGGGTTTGGGGTTAATGGATCAGCCCAGGATCCAGCCCTCAGATCCCTTCCCTAGGGATGGGGGGTCAATGGATCACTCCAAaatccagcccttccctctggATATGGGGTTTGGGGTCAATGGATCAGCCCAGgatccagcccttccctctggATATGGGGTTTGGGGTTAAGGGATCAGCCCAGGATCCatccctcaaatcccttccctAGGGATGTGGGGTTTAGGGTTAAGGGATGAGCCCAGAATCCATCCCTCAAATCCCTCCCCTATGGATATGGGGTTTGGGGTCAATGGATCAGTCTAGAATCCagccctcaaatcccttccctATGGATATAGGGTCAATGGATCAGCCCAGGATCCGCCCCTCAGATCCCTTCCCTCTGGATATGGGGTTAAGGGATCACCCCAAAACCATCTGGGAGAAGCCCTTCCCTATGGATATGGGGTTTGAGGTTAATGGATCAGCCCAGAATTCATCCCTTCCCTATGGATATGGGGTTTGGGGTTAAGGGATCAGTCCAGAATCCATCTCTTCCCTAGGGATGTGGGGTAATGGATCAGCCCAGGATCCagccctcaaatcccttccctgGGATTGTGGGGTGAGGGGTCAGCCCAGAATCCATCCCTTCCCTATGGATATGGGGTTAAGGGATCACCCCAAAACCATCTGGGAGAAGCCCTTCCCTCTGGATATGGGGTTTGGGGTTAAGGGATCAACCCAGGATCCATATCTTCCCTAGGGATGTGGGGTAATGGATCAGCCCAAAATCCagccctcaaatcccttccctCTGGATATGGGGTTTGGGGTTAAGGGATCAGCCCAGGATCCATCCCTTCCCTATGGATGTGGGTTAATGGATCAGCCCAGGATCCagccctcaaatcccttccctCTGGATATGGGGTTAAGGGATCAGCCCAGAATCCATCTGGGAGAAGCCCTTCCCTAGGGAAGGATCAGCCCAGAATCCAGCACCAGACACCCCAAAACCAAGGATCCCCAGATATCCCAAAAAAAGGGATCCCCAGGCACCCCAAAAAGTGGGATCCTCAGCTAAAAACAAGGATCCCCAGATATCCCAAAAAAAGGGATCCCTGGATATCCCCAAAAGTGGGATCCTCAGCTAAAACCAAGGATCCCAAGACATCCCAAAAACAGGGATTCCAAGATGTCCCAAATCCCGGGATTTTCCCTCAAGGAATTactcccaaaatccccccaaatcccaggatTTTCCCTCCAGGAACtgctccccaaatccccccaaatcccaggatTTTCCCTCCAGGAATTactcccaaaatccccccaaatcccaggatTGTCCCTCCAGGAATTgctcccaaaatccccccaaatcccaggatTGTCCCTCCAGGAATTactccccaaaatccccccaaatcccaggatTTTCCCTCCAGGAATTactccccaaaatccccccaaatcccaggatTTTCCCTCCAGGAATTACTCCCAAAATCCTCCCAAATCCCAGGATTTTCCCTCCAGGAACTgctcccaaaatccccccaaatcccggGATTTTCCCTCCTGGAATGCCACAAATCCCTGGAgagattcccagagctgctccaaggcTGGAATTCCCGAGGCCTGCCCGGATCCCAGCCCTGgattcccccaaatccccttttcCAGGGCTGGGCCGGGCTTCCCAAAGCTTCCCAAAGTTTTCCAGAGGGGGATAATCAGCCCCAGTCGGGAGAACCGGCTCAGGCACAGGAGGAGAAGCCATGGGGAGCCCCTCTGGATCCATCCTGAGCTTCCCTGGATCCATCCCGAGCCTCTGGATCCATCCTGAGCTTCCCTGGATCCATCCTGAGCCTCTGGATCCATCCCGAGCCTCTGGATCCATCCCGAGCCTCTGGATCCATCCTGAGCCCCTCTGGATCCATCCTGACCCTCTGGATCCATCTCAAGCCCCTCTGGATCCatcctgaccctcccctggacCCATCCCAATCCtctccagatccatcccaaccctCTCCAGATCCATCCTGACCCTCTGGATCCATCCCAAGCCCCCCCAGATCCATCCTGAGCCTCCCTGGATCCATCCTGAGCTTCTCCAGGTCCATCCCAACCATCTCCAGATCCATCCTGAGCTCCTCCAGATCCATCCTGACCCTCTGGATCCATCCCAACCCTCTCCAGATCCATCCTGATCCTCCCCTGGATTCATCCCGACCCTCTGGATCCATCCCAATGCTCTCCAGCTCCATCCTGAGCCCACCAGGATCCATCCTGAGCTtgtccagatccatcccaaccaTCCCCAAGTCCATCCTGAGCTTCCCTGGATCCACCCTGATCCTCTGGATCCATCCTGAGCCTCCCTGGATCCATCCTGAGCCTCTGGATCCATCCTGAGCCTCCCTGGATCCATCCTGAGCCTCCCTGGATCCATCCTGAGCTTCCCTGGATCCATCCTGATCCTCCCTGGATCCATCCTGACCCTCTGGATCCATCCTGAGCCTCCCTGGATCCACCTCAAGCCCCTCTGGATCCATCTCAAGTCCATCTGGATCCACCTCAAGCCCCCCTGGATCCATCCTGACCCTCTGGATCCATCCCAAccctctccagctccatcccaaccctctccagctccatcccaaccctccctggatccatcccaaccctctccagctccatcccaaccctctccagatccatcccaaccctctccagatccatcccaaccctctccagatccatcccaaccctctccagatccatcccaatcctctccagctccatcccaaccctctccagatccatcccaaccctCTGGATCCATCCCAACCCTCTCTGGATCCATCCCTACCCTCCCTGGATCCATCCCAACCCTCTGGATCCATCCCAAccctctccagctccatcccaaccctctccagctccatcccaaccctccctggatccatcccaaccctctccagatccatcccaaccctctctggatccatcccaaccctctggatccatcccaaccctccctggatccatcccaaccctctggatccatcccaaccctctccagctccatcccaaccctccctggatccatcccaaccctccctggatccatcccaaccctctccagatccatcccaaccctctccagatccatcccaaccctccctggatccatcccaaccctctccagctccatcccaaccctctccagatccatcccaaccctctccagctccatcccaaccctctccagatccatcccaaccctCTGGATCCATCCCCACCCCTCAAGCCCAAcagagggaaggacaaatcccCAAAACCCCGGgaaaacccccccaaattccaGGAGCACCCACCTGACCCCGGAGCGCTTCCAGCGGGCCCTCGACACCGAATCCCAGGAAACCTTCGATCCAAGGAAGCTTCaatccccttttctcctcctttgctTAAATAAACTCCCCAAAAATCCCCGGCAGAGGCTCCCAAAGTTCCACTTCCAAGCCAGAATTCCAGAGGTTGGGATCACCCAGTCCTTGGGCTGCCCCAAAAACCTCTCGattctttcccccctcccccccaaaaacacccTTTTTAATTCCCTAATTAATAATTTATCGAGGAAAAAAAACCGAGTCCGGGATCCCCCTTAAGTCAGTCCTGTTTTCAGGGACACCATTCCCGAAGGATTGGATTCCCTTGTTCCCGGATCGGGGCGAGTCCGAGGGAAAAAACCTCAGtggaaaagccaaaaaaaccctcgTTTGAGCGAAAAAACCCTTTACATTTCatcccactcctcctcctcctcctcccgcgcCGTTAATCCCGggatttgttgggtttttttgccctgAAATCCCGGGAAAACCGGCTTGGGAGCCGGCTAAACacgaaaaaaaaataaaataaaataaaaaaaaaaaaacagaaaaaaaaagctccgGTTTCGGCTGAAATCAACTCAAAATTACAGCGAGAAAGGAGCAAAACAGGGAGGGCGGGGGGGGATTTTTCCCTCCCCGTTAAAGCCTCGGGAGGCCCCGGTTCGACCCCGAAAGACCCCGGGGAGGCTCCGAAAGGCCCCGGGGAGGCCCCGGTTCGACCCCGAAAGGCCCCGGGGAGGCTCCGAAAGGCCCCGGGGAGGGTCCGTTTCAGCCCGAAAGGCCCCGGGGAGGGTCCGTTTCAGCCCGAAAGGCCCCGGGGAGGGTCCGTTTCACCCCGAAAGGCCCCGGTTCTCCCTCAAACGACCCCGCGAGGGCCCCGGTTCTCCCTCAAACGGCCCCGGCGAGGCCTCGATTCTCCCCCGAAAGGCCCCGGGGAGCGCCCGGCTGAGCCCCGGGGAAGCTCCGCGGAAGCCCCGGGAAGGCtccggcggcggcagcggcccgcggagcggcgcggggggagcggcggggccccCCCTACGGCCCGGTCGAGCCCGCCATGCCCGGGGGCCCCTCCGGCCCCTCACGGCCCCTCAGGGCCGGCCCAGCCCCGGCGCCGCCATCTTGGCCCcggcccgctccgctccccgctCGCGGGCGGCTCCGCCGTGACGCCACATCCGGCGGCGAAGCCCCGCCCACGCCCGGGCGGCGGCTTCACCCCCATTGAAAACCACGGGAGAGAGACGCCATCTTGGGTGAGGGCAAATGGGAGGGCACATCCGGGCAACGCGTCGGCGGCTTCAGCGCCGTTGATTAACACGGGGGAGCGGGCGCCATGTTGGGTGAGGGCAAGCGGGCAAGGCGGCCACGCCTTTGGGACACGTGGGGGTGGTGCGGGCGCCATCTTGGAAAAGGGCAGGCGGGGCCCGCCGGGGCGGCTTCGCGCCCTTTGCAGAGTATGGGGGCGCCGCCATCTTGAGTGAGGGCAGAAGGACGGGgtgggggggcttgggggggtttcgggggggttttgggggtcctcGAGGGCTTCttgggggctgaggggggtgTTGAAGCAGAGGGGGTTTGagaggggggtcctggggaaggggggagatGTTTGGGGTGGGGTTGGTTGAGGGGAGGCTGCGGGGGGGGGAGGGTCttgggggcgggggggggtcctggggacgGGGcagggggacaaggggggggctttggggacaagagggggcttctggggacaagggggggcTTTAGGGAGAAGAGGGGACAAgggggggctttggggacaAGAGGGGATAagggggggctctggggacaagggggggctttggggataagggggggctttggggacaAGAGGGGATAagggggggctctggggacaagggggggcTTTAGGGACATttggggacaaggggggggctctggggataagggggggctttggggacaaggggggggctctggggacaagtgggggctttggggacaaggggggggctctggggacaagggaggggctctggggacaagggaggggctctggggacaagggggggcTTTAGGGACAAGAGGGGACAagggggggctctggggacaagggggggctttggggacaAAGGGAGGGGCTCTGGGGACAAAGGGGGGGCCGTTCTTGCCCCCCCCCCGTCACGGGGCGTGTCCCGTCCCCACCCGTGGGTgggccccccccgccccccctgTTTTCCGTCACCTTTGCCCGTTCCCGGGTGGggccgccggggaggggggggatgaTGAGCCgggtgtgtccccccccccgtcccccccccgCGTGTCCCTCCCCCCCCTCGGGGTTCGGTGCCACGCGTGGGGCGCCGAACAATTAGTTGTAATTAACGCGGCACGCGCCGGGAAGGCGCCCGGGGGGGGCACAGATCTATTtggggggtccagggggggGGCACGGCTCgatttggggggtccccggtgtcctgggggggggggcacagctcCATTTAGGGGGTAccaggggggctggggggggcacaGCTCCATTTGGGGGGTCCCCAATGTCCCTgggggggggcacagctctATTTGGGGGGTACCGGGGGGGCACAGCTCTATTTGGGGGGTCCCGGTGTCCCTGGGGGGGGCACAGCTCTATTTGGGGGGTCCCCGGTGCCCCTGGGGGGGGCACAGCTCTATTTGGGGGGTAccgggggggctggggggggcacaGCTCCATTTGGGGGGTCCCCGGTGTCCCGGGGGGGGGCCAGGACTGAGGGGGTTCCCTGGGGGGTCCCGGTGTCCGGGGGAGTCCctggggggggggcaggaaTTGGGGGGTTCCCTGAGGGTCCCCGGTGTCCGG contains:
- the LOC135408657 gene encoding death effector domain-containing protein-like, encoding MSSHRKRAGPSPSSPSSSPCPSSPSPWSWPEERGEREQGLYSLHRMFDIVGAHLTHRDVRVLSFLFVDVLDEAERGRIRSGRDFLLALERQGRCDESNLRQLLQLLRIITRHDLLPYVSLKRRRAVCPDLVDKYLEETSIRYVTPRAPGDAPPGLGHPPKSVPAPHPSLCCPPGG